Proteins found in one Paenibacillus dendritiformis genomic segment:
- a CDS encoding response regulator transcription factor — MEIRILVVEDDEHIRSMVQKFLQSAGYRIDTCSDGDDALERFYNTQYHLIILDIMLPGTNGQELLKEFRKINDTPVLMMTALSDDRNQLTAFTNEVDDYVTKPFSMPILVKRVEALLRRSGAIKKEITAGKLTLFPETYGVEYSGEKIQLSPKEFEILMLLAQNRHKIVSHETLLIKIWGYDFDGNEGIIHASIKKLRDKLPKSIIKTVKGIGYCLEVEDHTA; from the coding sequence ATGGAGATTAGAATCTTGGTTGTCGAGGATGATGAGCATATTAGATCGATGGTCCAAAAATTTTTGCAAAGCGCGGGTTATCGGATCGATACGTGTTCGGATGGCGATGACGCGCTGGAGCGATTTTATAACACACAGTACCACCTCATCATACTGGACATTATGCTGCCTGGCACGAACGGACAGGAGCTTTTGAAGGAGTTTCGTAAAATAAACGACACCCCGGTATTGATGATGACCGCTTTGAGCGATGATCGGAACCAACTGACCGCTTTTACTAATGAAGTGGATGATTATGTCACCAAGCCGTTCTCTATGCCGATTCTTGTCAAACGTGTGGAAGCTCTTCTACGACGCAGCGGGGCCATCAAAAAAGAAATTACAGCGGGAAAGCTGACATTATTCCCCGAAACCTACGGAGTGGAATACAGCGGCGAAAAAATTCAGCTGTCGCCAAAGGAATTCGAGATATTGATGCTGCTTGCACAAAACAGACATAAAATTGTGTCACATGAAACGTTGCTGATTAAGATTTGGGGATATGATTTTGACGGCAACGAGGGTATTATTCACGCAAGCATCAAAAAGCTGAGGGATAAATTGCCTAAGAGTATCATCAAAACCGTAAAGGGGATTGGCTATTGTTTGGAGGTCGAGGATCATACAGCGTAG
- a CDS encoding ABC transporter permease: MLKSKVRLKLDWDGMLYSDEKPGLVAKGFSGGENMYILKNALHNVRQNRGRNILIGAIILGVIVTTVIAIMIRNTANGIIEDYKGRFGAEVRLEPDMQKIREEAMANSKDGRVMITIPSIPADQYIAFGESEYLQNSVYTARTGVNSENITAIDAELGPGSGMMRMGGGPGMSQDEPMQFMLSLLGNQFTEFEGGMRELAEGRMPGERNEAIISTDLAEQNGIQIGDKLSLYSELTNRAEGERADISYELTVVGTYYDVTDEYAEGSMKNAFTNRRNEILTTYDTVVQEIQPEMSGIKVEATYYLKQPDMLDAFAEEVYDKGLEQTFNVTTDEASYNKIIGPVEGLKGVAVTFMAVVLILGGIIIALLSSMSIRERKYEIGVLRAMGLKKGKVAFGLWSEIMIITCVCLAVGLGVGSLSAQPVTNALLANQIELAEEAANQPSGGMMMMAPQSSFSSTDVEPLSSIDLSLNMNAALQIIGIALLLVSVASLISISRITKYEPIKILMERN, from the coding sequence ATGTTGAAATCCAAAGTTAGATTAAAGTTAGATTGGGACGGTATGCTGTATTCCGATGAGAAGCCGGGGCTCGTCGCAAAAGGATTTTCAGGAGGAGAGAACATGTATATTTTAAAAAATGCCCTTCACAATGTTAGGCAAAATAGAGGCAGAAACATTCTGATCGGCGCAATCATTTTGGGCGTTATCGTGACTACCGTGATTGCGATAATGATCCGCAACACCGCAAATGGCATCATAGAAGATTATAAAGGCCGTTTTGGAGCGGAAGTGCGTCTTGAACCTGACATGCAGAAAATACGAGAGGAGGCAATGGCAAACAGCAAAGATGGGCGGGTGATGATAACCATTCCGTCGATCCCTGCTGACCAGTATATTGCGTTCGGTGAATCGGAATATCTGCAAAACAGCGTATATACGGCCAGAACCGGTGTAAATAGCGAAAACATAACCGCGATTGACGCGGAGCTTGGCCCGGGAAGCGGCATGATGAGGATGGGTGGCGGTCCGGGTATGTCCCAGGATGAACCGATGCAGTTCATGCTGAGTCTTCTCGGAAATCAATTTACTGAATTCGAGGGTGGAATGCGGGAGCTTGCGGAAGGGAGAATGCCGGGAGAACGTAACGAGGCTATCATTAGTACGGATTTGGCGGAGCAAAACGGGATTCAAATCGGGGATAAGCTATCGTTATATAGTGAATTGACCAATAGAGCGGAGGGGGAACGCGCGGATATATCATATGAATTGACCGTAGTGGGAACCTATTATGACGTGACGGATGAATACGCTGAAGGCTCAATGAAAAACGCTTTTACCAACCGCCGCAATGAAATACTTACGACCTATGATACGGTTGTACAGGAAATTCAACCAGAAATGTCGGGTATCAAGGTTGAAGCGACCTATTATTTGAAGCAACCCGACATGTTGGATGCCTTCGCTGAGGAAGTATATGATAAAGGGTTGGAGCAAACCTTTAACGTTACTACGGATGAGGCTTCCTATAACAAAATCATCGGTCCCGTGGAAGGACTCAAAGGCGTGGCCGTGACATTCATGGCGGTCGTGTTAATTCTCGGGGGCATCATTATCGCACTTCTGTCCTCGATGTCTATCCGAGAGCGCAAATATGAAATCGGCGTTCTTCGGGCCATGGGGCTGAAAAAAGGGAAGGTCGCTTTTGGATTGTGGTCTGAAATCATGATAATCACCTGTGTATGTTTGGCGGTCGGACTTGGCGTGGGCAGCCTGTCTGCGCAGCCTGTCACCAATGCCTTGCTTGCCAACCAGATTGAATTGGCAGAAGAGGCGGCGAATCAGCCAAGCGGAGGCATGATGATGATGGCTCCACAGAGCTCCTTTTCCAGCACCGACGTGGAACCGCTCAGCAGCATCGATCTGTCCTTGAATATGAACGCGGCTCTTCAAATTATAGGTATCGCGCTGCTGCTTGTATCTGTCGCCAGTCTCATATCTATCAGCCGAATTACCAAATACGAACCGATCAAAATTCTTATGGAAAGGAATTAA
- a CDS encoding HAMP domain-containing sensor histidine kinase yields MFFYTALILLFVIFFMFIFFFDQVKSVVESTQRQQISEVFQPLLNHLHGKSDDEIRNMANSFHEKNTSFEFCLEAADGQILYQTENFNMIQNDIELPPSNNVIVKGNVLTERKFHFITGDSSERFQFLVKASGGVTLYVTGTISGTKVYSEFIEKMVFAFVLIFMASLLAAALFARQIAKPIEKIAKDTKKMSDLEPVSAPASRKDEIGQLAGDVYKMYKTLQVTIQQLEIEIEREKEMEENQRYFFSAASHELKTPIAATSALLEGMLEHVIAPAEYPKYLRECLKMMNEQNKLVSEILEIVTLSNDMTVQEQERINLNEFMTSILSFYRTLADVREQRIDVDIPENLCCTLDPKLFRKALSNIIMNAVQNTPDGGQIHIYTQEMKKGVRLCVFNNGVRIQEKMLPKLFEPFYREDKARSRSQGRSGLGLTIVKKALDFMGIPFALDNVDNGVLFRMDLPHE; encoded by the coding sequence GTGTTTTTCTATACCGCGTTGATATTGCTTTTTGTTATATTTTTTATGTTTATCTTTTTCTTCGACCAAGTCAAATCGGTCGTTGAGTCAACGCAGCGCCAGCAAATATCAGAGGTATTTCAACCTCTTCTCAATCATCTACATGGAAAATCTGATGATGAAATTAGGAATATGGCTAATAGCTTTCACGAAAAAAACACCTCCTTTGAATTTTGCTTGGAGGCTGCTGATGGACAAATTTTATATCAAACTGAAAATTTTAACATGATACAAAATGATATCGAGTTACCGCCATCAAACAATGTAATCGTCAAAGGAAATGTATTGACGGAGCGTAAATTTCATTTTATAACCGGAGATTCCAGCGAGCGGTTTCAATTCCTGGTGAAAGCTTCCGGGGGCGTAACCTTATATGTTACGGGTACGATATCTGGAACTAAAGTATATAGCGAATTTATAGAAAAAATGGTTTTCGCTTTTGTATTGATTTTCATGGCAAGTCTCCTTGCCGCAGCCCTATTTGCCAGACAAATCGCAAAGCCTATTGAAAAAATCGCGAAAGACACGAAGAAAATGTCTGATTTGGAGCCGGTGTCTGCTCCAGCTTCCCGCAAAGACGAGATTGGTCAGCTTGCCGGAGATGTCTACAAAATGTATAAAACCCTGCAAGTCACGATTCAGCAATTGGAAATCGAAATTGAACGGGAAAAAGAAATGGAAGAAAATCAGCGATATTTTTTCTCTGCGGCTTCGCATGAGTTAAAGACGCCCATCGCTGCCACCAGTGCATTGCTGGAGGGGATGCTGGAACATGTGATTGCGCCCGCGGAATATCCCAAATATCTACGCGAATGTTTGAAAATGATGAATGAACAAAATAAACTGGTCTCGGAGATCTTAGAAATTGTGACGTTGAGCAATGACATGACCGTACAGGAACAAGAGCGAATCAATCTTAACGAATTTATGACAAGTATTCTTTCCTTCTACCGAACATTAGCAGATGTAAGAGAGCAACGCATCGATGTGGATATTCCAGAGAACCTATGCTGCACATTGGATCCGAAGCTGTTCCGCAAAGCGTTGTCCAACATTATCATGAACGCGGTTCAAAATACGCCGGATGGCGGACAAATTCATATCTATACGCAGGAAATGAAAAAAGGCGTACGTCTTTGTGTCTTCAACAATGGCGTGAGGATTCAAGAGAAAATGCTGCCTAAGCTCTTTGAGCCTTTTTACCGCGAGGATAAAGCCAGAAGCCGGAGTCAGGGGCGCAGCGGCCTGGGCCTTACCATTGTGAAAAAAGCTCTCGATTTCATGGGAATCCCGTTTGCGCTTGACAATGTGGACAATGGCGTGTTATTTCGCATGGATCTACCACACGAATAG
- a CDS encoding ABC transporter ATP-binding protein encodes MSVLTLKNVSYKYDGAKKHVLKEVSTAFEPGKVYTIIGKSGSGKSTLLSLMSGLDTCKEGAIYYRGDDLKKIDRDDYRAKSIGVIFQAYNLLTNATAVQNIVLSMNISKSPEKDKKAFAYEILEKVGIDRETADRPVLKLSGGEQQRVGIARALSHHPDLIIADEPTGNLDKDTEVEILKIFTSLAHEEGKCVIIVTHSKKVTSIADEVLGIHAGRLFLVGETD; translated from the coding sequence ATGAGTGTATTGACATTAAAAAACGTCTCCTACAAATATGATGGCGCCAAAAAACACGTTCTTAAAGAGGTAAGCACCGCGTTCGAGCCAGGGAAGGTATATACGATTATTGGCAAGTCGGGTTCTGGCAAGTCCACCCTGCTGTCGCTGATGTCAGGTCTTGACACTTGCAAGGAAGGTGCGATTTATTATCGGGGCGATGATCTGAAAAAAATTGACCGCGACGATTACAGGGCTAAAAGCATCGGCGTTATCTTTCAGGCGTATAACCTGCTTACAAACGCTACGGCGGTTCAAAATATTGTGCTGTCGATGAACATCAGCAAGAGCCCTGAAAAGGATAAGAAGGCATTTGCCTATGAAATTCTTGAAAAAGTCGGGATTGACCGTGAAACAGCCGATCGGCCGGTACTGAAGTTATCGGGCGGCGAACAGCAGCGCGTTGGAATCGCAAGGGCGCTGTCGCATCATCCAGACCTTATCATAGCCGACGAGCCAACCGGAAATTTGGACAAAGATACGGAGGTCGAAATTTTAAAGATTTTCACTTCGCTTGCCCATGAGGAAGGCAAATGCGTCATTATCGTTACCCACTCAAAGAAGGTTACATCGATTGCCGATGAGGTCTTGGG